The Pirellulales bacterium DNA window GCAAGGCCACGATCCTCGGGGAAAAGCCCGACGGACAATACGAGCACACGCCCGAGCCCACGCAAGAGAATCTGTCGGGCGTGCTTGCGCGCGTGCGCGAGGTGGGCGCGGACATCGGCTTTTGCCAGGATCCGGACGCCGATCGGCTGGCCATCATCGACGAAGCGGGTCGTTATATCGGTGAGGAATATACGCTGGCCCTGTGCGTCGATCACGTACTGCGCAGCCGGCCCGGCCCCGTGGTCACGAACTGTTCGACCAGCCGCATGACCGAGGACCTGGCCGAGAAATACAAGGTGCCTTTTTTCCGCTCGGCCGTGGGCGAGGCGAACGTCGTCGAAGCGATGCAGCGTCACAATGCGGTCATCGGCGGCGAAGGAAACGGCGGTGCGATCGACCCGCGCGTGGTGTTCGTTCGCGACAGCTTCGTCGGCATGGCCTTGGTGCTCGACGCCATGGCCGCGCGCGAAGAAAAGATCAGCCGGCTGGCCGACGAACTGCCGCGCTACGAAATCGTGAAGACCAAGATTTCACTAATGCCGGAAAAGATTCCCGCCGGCCTCGCCGCGCTGAAGAAACATTTCGCCGATGCCAAGAGCGACACGCTCGATGGTCTGCGACTGGATTGGCCCGGCAAATGGCTGCTCGTGCGCGCGAGCAATACCGAACCAATCGTCCGCGCGATTGCCGAGGCGCCGACGACCGCCGAAGCCCGCCGCCTGTGCGACGAAGCAGCCCAAGTGCTCGCCAAGGTCTGAGCGGCGCTCGCACAAGTCGGCAGAGGGCGGTAATTGATGAATGCAAAATGACAGTAGTGCCAAGTTTGGCGGATTGATATAGGTGAACGCAAGGCTCCTCTTGTACATGACTTGTGTCCAGCAGGTCACTTCCAAGGAGGGAGCCATGCGTTCAAGGGTGAGTCATACCATAACGAGCCAGGATGT harbors:
- the glmM gene encoding phosphoglucosamine mutase — encoded protein: MSEPIISVSGLRGIVGESLTPEVAIRYVCAFAESLPPGRPVLVSRDGRATGRMLAQAVCSGLEAVGRDTIDAGVAATPTTGVLVRTLLAAGGVQISASHNPPEYNGLKLFSAEGRVIPAADGRRVLDQYRTGKIGWVPHNEVGHAIACADTLSAHCALVLKTVDVERIRRRKFRVLLDSNHGAGSCLGRRLLDELGCKATILGEKPDGQYEHTPEPTQENLSGVLARVREVGADIGFCQDPDADRLAIIDEAGRYIGEEYTLALCVDHVLRSRPGPVVTNCSTSRMTEDLAEKYKVPFFRSAVGEANVVEAMQRHNAVIGGEGNGGAIDPRVVFVRDSFVGMALVLDAMAAREEKISRLADELPRYEIVKTKISLMPEKIPAGLAALKKHFADAKSDTLDGLRLDWPGKWLLVRASNTEPIVRAIAEAPTTAEARRLCDEAAQVLAKV